The following DNA comes from Apium graveolens cultivar Ventura unplaced genomic scaffold, ASM990537v1 ctg1738, whole genome shotgun sequence.
TTTAGGCCacatttttataataattttagGAGTTACAATAATTAAGTGCATGGGAGAAATTGATTGGTATGTATGTGACAGGGAATGGTTGGTCTGATGGTAGAGTCAGCACAGCCACTTCTGAAGAAATGGGAGTCCTGCATTGAGGCACAAGGTGGAGTTATGACAGAGATAAGAGTTGAAGAGGATTTAAGAAGCGTCTCTGCTGATGTTATCTCCAGAACATGCTTTGGCAGCTCTTATGTCAAAGGCAAACAGATCTTCTCTAAGCTCAGAACTCTTCAAGAGACCATATCTACTGGCAGCGTTCTTTTTGGCCTACCGACATTTGGGTAGTTTATATTGATTATATGTCGTATACCTTGAAATTCTGCATCTTgcctttattttatattttttcatgTATCCAGTTGTCATTTTCAGCAGCAAAAAGGCCTAGCTTATAAGTTCAAACATTTATAAAAAGGAGACAAGGGGACCAGTACATTTTGTAGCATTCTATTAGCTGTTAACAATTTTAGCTCTAGTGGCTTTTCAATTTATTCTACTGATCCTAAACCTTTGCTGCAGATTTCTTGCAACTAGACAGCAAAAGGAGATGAGGGGTTTGGAAAGGGAGGTGGAATCTTTGATCTGGGAAGTAGTGAAAGAACGCCAAAAGGAATGTCTAGAGTCATCGTCATCATTGGAGAAGGATCTGTTGCAGCTGATACTCGAGGAGGCCATTAATGATGTTTGTGTGGGCAAGGAGTCATCCAAGCAGTTCATTGTTGATAATTGCAAAAACATATATTTTGCAGGGCATGAGTCCACCGCTACTGCTGCTACATGGTGCTTGATGCTTCTTGCTTTACATCCTGAATGGCAAGCTCGTATACGCGAGGAAACTCTTCAAATTTGCCAGGACGGCATTCTAGATTCAGATTCACTTTCCAAAATGAAAACGGTACATAATCATGGACTAATTGGAGAAACCATCAAATATTACAATATAATTTTGACAAAGATTAGTAAGAAATTATAATAATATAGAGTGATGCCACTGATATAGGTAACAATGGTGATTCAAGAAGTGATGCGTTTGTATCCACCAGCAGCATTTGTGTCAAGGGAAGCACTAGAAGAGACTCAACTCGGACGAATCACTGTTCCAAAAGGCGTATGTATATGGACATTGATCCCGACACTGCATCGTGATCCAGATATATGGGGAGCAGATGCAAATGAGTTCAATCCTGAGAGGTTTTCCTCAGGTGTATCTAATGCCTGCAAAGTTCCCCAGGCATACATTCCATTCGGATTAGGACCTAGGTTGTGCTTAGGTAAAAATTTTGCAATGGTTCAACTGAAAGTTGTCATAACACTTATCATATCCAAGTTCACATTTTCACTAGCTCCCAGTTATAAGCACTCCCCTGCTTACAGAATGATCGTTGA
Coding sequences within:
- the LOC141700072 gene encoding cytochrome P450 714A1-like isoform X3, whose translation is MKVPLSILSLFLLVVVVCSTFLSNDIWLKSQRLRWKLKRQGIKGPHPSLFYGNVPEMQRIQSSSKSISISSSCNDFIAHDYTSTLFPYFEQWRKLYGPVYTYSTGNKQHLYVNHPELVKEMNQCITFGLGKPSYITKRLAPLLGNGILRSNGHFWAQQRKIVAPEFFMDKVKGMVGLMVESAQPLLKKWESCIEAQGGVMTEIRVEEDLRSVSADVISRTCFGSSYVKGKQIFSKLRTLQETISTGSVLFGLPTFGFLATRQQKEMRGLEREVESLIWEVVKERQKECLESSSSLEKDLLQLILEEAINDVCVGKESSKQFIVDNCKNIYFAGHESTATAATWCLMLLALHPEWQARIREETLQICQDGILDSDSLSKMKTVTMVIQEVMRLYPPAAFVSREALEETQLGRITVPKGVCIWTLIPTLHRDPDIWGADANEFNPERFSSGVSNACKVPQAYIPFGLGPRLCLGKNFAMVQLKVVITLIISKFTFSLAPSYKHSPAYRMIVEPGHGVSILVQRSKRG
- the LOC141700072 gene encoding cytochrome P450 714A1-like isoform X1, which codes for MKVPLSILSLFLLGILLHLVILPQASVIVIKSYTSWCFVAVVVVCSTFLSNDIWLKSQRLRWKLKRQGIKGPHPSLFYGNVPEMQRIQSSSKSISISSSCNDFIAHDYTSTLFPYFEQWRKLYGPVYTYSTGNKQHLYVNHPELVKEMNQCITFGLGKPSYITKRLAPLLGNGILRSNGHFWAQQRKIVAPEFFMDKVKGMVGLMVESAQPLLKKWESCIEAQGGVMTEIRVEEDLRSVSADVISRTCFGSSYVKGKQIFSKLRTLQETISTGSVLFGLPTFGFLATRQQKEMRGLEREVESLIWEVVKERQKECLESSSSLEKDLLQLILEEAINDVCVGKESSKQFIVDNCKNIYFAGHESTATAATWCLMLLALHPEWQARIREETLQICQDGILDSDSLSKMKTVTMVIQEVMRLYPPAAFVSREALEETQLGRITVPKGVCIWTLIPTLHRDPDIWGADANEFNPERFSSGVSNACKVPQAYIPFGLGPRLCLGKNFAMVQLKVVITLIISKFTFSLAPSYKHSPAYRMIVEPGHGVSILVQRSKRG
- the LOC141700072 gene encoding cytochrome P450 714A1-like isoform X2, with the protein product MKVPLSILSLFLLAVVVVCSTFLSNDIWLKSQRLRWKLKRQGIKGPHPSLFYGNVPEMQRIQSSSKSISISSSCNDFIAHDYTSTLFPYFEQWRKLYGPVYTYSTGNKQHLYVNHPELVKEMNQCITFGLGKPSYITKRLAPLLGNGILRSNGHFWAQQRKIVAPEFFMDKVKGMVGLMVESAQPLLKKWESCIEAQGGVMTEIRVEEDLRSVSADVISRTCFGSSYVKGKQIFSKLRTLQETISTGSVLFGLPTFGFLATRQQKEMRGLEREVESLIWEVVKERQKECLESSSSLEKDLLQLILEEAINDVCVGKESSKQFIVDNCKNIYFAGHESTATAATWCLMLLALHPEWQARIREETLQICQDGILDSDSLSKMKTVTMVIQEVMRLYPPAAFVSREALEETQLGRITVPKGVCIWTLIPTLHRDPDIWGADANEFNPERFSSGVSNACKVPQAYIPFGLGPRLCLGKNFAMVQLKVVITLIISKFTFSLAPSYKHSPAYRMIVEPGHGVSILVQRSKRG